GGCGGCAGTGGGACGAGCTGCTGCCCCTGCTCGAGGCGGGCGCGCTGCCCGCGCTGCCCGGCACCCGGCATCCGCTCGACGACGTCGCCGAGGCCCTCGCCGAGCTCGACGAGCGGCGCGCCCGCGGCAAGGTCACCGTGACGGTGCGGCCCGACCCCGGTGCCACCGACGGGGTGGGCACGGCATGAGGGCCGACGACCGCCCTGCCACCAGACGGGTGCTCGTCACCGGCGCGGCGTCGGGTCTGGGACTCGCCCTGACCCGGCTGCTCGTCGAGCGGGGCGACGAGGTGCTCGCCACCGACACGGCCACCGAGCGACCGGCCCCCCTGCCGACGGGGGCGCGGTACCACCCGCTCGACGTACGCGACGACGACGGGTGGGCGGCGGCGCTGGCCGAGGCCGACGGCCACTGGGGCGGCCTCGACGTGCTCGTCAACAACGCCGGCGTCGCCGCCGGTGGTCGCATCGACGTCGAGACGATGCAGGAGTGGACCCGTCTCGTCGACGTCAACCTCCTCGGTGTGGTGCGCGGCTGCCGGGCGGTGACGCCGGCGTTCAAGGCGCAGGGGAGCGGGCACCTCGTCAACGTCGCGTCGCTGGCCGGGCTCGTGCACGCTCCCGGGATGTCGGCCTACAACGCCGTCAAGGCCGGTGTCGTCGCCCTGAGCGAGACCCTCGCCTTCGAGCTCGCACCCCACGGCATCGACGTGACCGTCGCCTGCCCCTCGTTCTTCCGCACCGGGCTCGGCTCGTCCTTCGCGGGCGCCGACACCGGCCTCGCCGAGACCGGCCGCCGCCTCGTCGACGGCTCCCGGCGCGGGGCCGACGAGGTCGCCGCCACGGTGCTGCGGGGCGTCGACGCCCGTCGTCACCTCGTGCTCACCGACCGCGACGGCCGCATCGCCTGGCGCGCCAAACGCCTCGCCCACCCGGTCTACGCCGCGGCCATGCGGCGGGCGGGCCGCCGCCTCGCGCGGTGACGCCGCGAACCGCTGCCGGCGGCCGACACGCCCCGCTAGCCTGACCGGATGCCGACGTGGATCGCCCTGCTGCGCGCCGTCAACGTGGGCGGCCGGTCCTACCCCATGGCCCAGCTGCGGGCGGTGCTCACCGAGGCCGGCTACGGCGACGTCGAGACGCACATCCAGACCGGCAACGTGCGCCTCACCTCGCCGCTGCGCTCCCGGGCGAAGCTCGAGTCCGAGCTCGAGCGGCTGCTGAGCGACGACCGCG
This is a stretch of genomic DNA from Terracoccus luteus. It encodes these proteins:
- a CDS encoding SDR family NAD(P)-dependent oxidoreductase; this translates as MRADDRPATRRVLVTGAASGLGLALTRLLVERGDEVLATDTATERPAPLPTGARYHPLDVRDDDGWAAALAEADGHWGGLDVLVNNAGVAAGGRIDVETMQEWTRLVDVNLLGVVRGCRAVTPAFKAQGSGHLVNVASLAGLVHAPGMSAYNAVKAGVVALSETLAFELAPHGIDVTVACPSFFRTGLGSSFAGADTGLAETGRRLVDGSRRGADEVAATVLRGVDARRHLVLTDRDGRIAWRAKRLAHPVYAAAMRRAGRRLAR